A window of Deltaproteobacteria bacterium genomic DNA:
TGTCATTGGAAATTCTTATCGCTTTAATCAATATGATTTTGTAAATAAATTTTTTCCAGATTCGCCAGCAAATGTGTTTTTACTGCTGGCTATTTTATCTGCATTTACTTTGCATTTTTTCTATAAGAAAACAGCGCTTGGATATGAATTGCAAATGGCAGGTGAAAACAACCTCGCTTCCGAGCGAGCTGGCATCAGTTCAAAAAAAATGATGATTTTAGCCATGGCCATGGCTGGTCTCTTTGCTAGCGGTTCTGGAATGAATGAAGTTTTAGGCTTCAGTGGTCAATATAAAATGGGATTTTCCCCCGAGTTCGGATTTATAGGAATCGCGGTCGCTTTGATGTCCAACAACAACCCCTTGGGGATAATCTTAAGTGCTTTTTTAATGGGAAGCTTGCATAAAGGATCCTCTGATTTAGATTTTGAAACAAATACCATCACCAGAGATTTTTCAAAAATACTTCAAGCCATGATTATTTTAGGAGTTGGATTTCAATATTTCTTAAACAAGAAATTCTTTAGGAGACATGATGGAACTAACTAATTTTCTATCATTTAGTTTTTTGATTAGCGCTCTAAGAGTTTCAGTTCCTTTGGTTTTCGCTGCTCAAGCCGGCTTGCTGAGTGAGCGTTCCGGTGTCGTACAAATAGCTCTAGAGGGTTTTATGCTGGTCGGAGCTTTTTCAGGAGCCGTGTTTGGTTTTCATTTTAACTCGGCACTTGTGGGATTTTTATTTGCATTTTTATTTGGTTCTGCATTTAGTTTGTTATTTAGTCTTTTCACCATCAAATTTAAATCTGATCAAATTGTTATTGGTACCGCCTTCAATTTACTGATTGCTGGATTGATCCCTTTCATCAGCAAATATCTTTATAACTCTACAGGCTCAACCCCCTCCTTACCTATGGAAGTTCGTTTTATTTTTGAACCCCTTATTTTTTCAGTTGTTATGGTTATTCTCGTTCACTTTGGCCTCACCCGATGGCGCTCAGGTTACTGGATTCAATTTGCCGGAGAACATCCTGAGACTCTCTTGAGCGCCGGTGTCAGCGTGGATAAGGTCCGCTGGGTGAGTTTGTTTTTATGTGGGGGCATAGCAAGTCTTGGCGGCGCCAGCTTATCTTTATTTCTTTCTTCAAATTATTCGCCGCTCATGACCGGGGGCAGAGGCTTTATTGCTTTGAGTGCGGTGATTCTTGGCAAATGGAAACCGGTGCCTACCTATCTAGCCTGTTTATTATTTGGAGCCCTAGATGCTCTGCAAATTCGATTGCAAGGGGTCGAAGTTTTAGGGTCCAAAATTCCTGTTCAATGGATTCAGATTTTGCCCTATCTTTTAACTATTATTATTTTAGCTGGGTTGTTTGGCAAAAGCCGAGCCCCCACATTTTTAGGTAAAAAGTAATTTTTTTGCCAGGAAAGGTTTCGATTTATGAAATTTTTAATTTCGATCTTCCTTGTTTTTACTTCACAAGATGCTTTTTCCTGGGGAGGTCGAGGACATCATGCCATTTGTTCGGCGGCAACTCATCTTTTAAAAAATTCTGCTTTGAAAGATTTTTTAAATTTAAGAGGACACACAATGGGACATTTATGTAATATCCCCGATATTTATTGGAGATCCTTAGGACACAAAGCAAATGAATATGGGAGTCCAGCACATTTTATAGATCCTGAAATTATTGGCTTGAAAATTTCAGAAATTCCTTTGAATTACAAGGAAATCCAAGAAAAATACACGGGTTCTCCAAATAAATTAAAAAATGGAAAAACTATTTTTTCTATACCCAAAGAATTGGGATCCCTCTGGTGGCGGGCCAATCAGTTTTTTGAAACCATATTAAATTTAAAAAATAGTTTTGTTGCTATCTCTGCAGCAAAAGATTTTCCAAAAAACTCAAAGGAAGAACAAGATGAAAATCACCCCTATAACTCGGCTGTCTATAAAATGATGACCTCTATGGGCCTGATGGGTCATTTTGTTGGCGATGCCTCACAGCCCTATCATGCATCTGCTGATTATGACGGGTACCTCTCTGGACATGGGGGGATCCATGGTTATTATGAAGAAACCGTCGTGGGTCAGTTTGATGAAGGGCTAGAAAAAGAGATTGTAAAAGCTGCTAAAAAAATGAAAATAAAAAGCTTTCTTGATGGCGGATCAATTCTACAAAAAATGCAAAAACTCTCCCAAATAAGCCTGTCAGAACTCGAACTGATTCAAAAACTAGATCCTTTAATTCAAAAATCCACTCTCAAAAATGAGAAAGGGATGGAAATGAAAACAGTTGCCATAAGAAAACCAGCAAAGGAAGGATTTAAAGTTTTT
This region includes:
- a CDS encoding ABC transporter permease, with translation MKSSLGFLIGLTCALLLTLIVGENPFHVFGIIIKSSFGSSYDLGLTLFYTTSLIFTGLSVSIAFKGGLFNIGAEGQLSMAALGMVIFANTFPHIPEPFSYLCIFIVGSSVGILWGIVPGLLKAFRESHEVIVTMMMNFIAAGITSYFIVNVIPNPQSQNPESIVIGNSYRFNQYDFVNKFFPDSPANVFLLLAILSAFTLHFFYKKTALGYELQMAGENNLASERAGISSKKMMILAMAMAGLFASGSGMNEVLGFSGQYKMGFSPEFGFIGIAVALMSNNNPLGIILSAFLMGSLHKGSSDLDFETNTITRDFSKILQAMIILGVGFQYFLNKKFFRRHDGTN
- a CDS encoding ABC transporter permease — encoded protein: MELTNFLSFSFLISALRVSVPLVFAAQAGLLSERSGVVQIALEGFMLVGAFSGAVFGFHFNSALVGFLFAFLFGSAFSLLFSLFTIKFKSDQIVIGTAFNLLIAGLIPFISKYLYNSTGSTPSLPMEVRFIFEPLIFSVVMVILVHFGLTRWRSGYWIQFAGEHPETLLSAGVSVDKVRWVSLFLCGGIASLGGASLSLFLSSNYSPLMTGGRGFIALSAVILGKWKPVPTYLACLLFGALDALQIRLQGVEVLGSKIPVQWIQILPYLLTIIILAGLFGKSRAPTFLGKK